In Petroclostridium xylanilyticum, the genomic window AATAATATGTCCAATGCCTTCTTCTACAGCTATTCTACACATATGCAATGCAGTATCAACATCTTTAGCACCATCATCAATTCCCGGAATGATATGACAATGTAAATCAACTAACATAGTTACCTCCAAACCGAATTAAATACTAGAGATCAGATGAGTGAACAGAGAGGAGTGAACAAATCTGTTCTCTCATCTCTCATCTCCCATCTCTGTTCTCTTTTCTCGGTTTTTTTCTCTTTTTCTTCGCCTTATCCTCGTCTTCTCCATAATAGTAGTAGTAATAATAGTAATAATTTCCTTGGGCATTTTTAGATAATTTATTTAGCACTACTCCGATAATGTTGGCCTTGACCTTTTCCAGCAGTTCTTTTGCCCTCTGCGCTGCCTCTATCTCTACCTGGCCGGAAGCTGTTACCAGCATGGTGCCGTCTACAATGGTAGACAAGATGGCTGCATCAGTTACCGTGCCAACTGGAGGTGCATCGATTAATACAATGTCATAATCTTGTCTAACCTTTTCAATGAATTGCTTCATGCTGTTAGAAGACAATAATTCTGACGGATTAGGAGGTATGGGGCCTGAAGTTAACACATCCAGATTTTCTGCAGCTGACTTCTGTATATGCTGCTTATAATCATCATGCTGCGCAAGGACATTCGTCATCCCCTTTTGATTAGACAAATAAAATGTCCTATGTACCTTTGGCTTTCTTAAATCCGCATCAATCAATAAAGTCCTGCTTCCCGACTGTGCAAAAGTAATAGCAAGATTCGCCATGGTAGTCGTCTTACCCTCCCCTGGCCCGGCACTTGTCACCACAATTACCTTCAGAGGTTTATCAACACTGGAAAACTGTATATTCGTCCTCAAAACTCTATAAGCCTCCGAGATAGGCGACTTAGGGTTGGTATGGGCAATTAACGATCTTTCACCTGACATCAAATAAACTCCCTTCTTAGAATTAACAATTCGACATACAATTCATAATCATTAATCATCAGTTATAATTCTTTCTGGTTATTTTAATAATTGCGCTTATCATATTCTTACACCCTTTGTTGTCAAAAGTAATTGACAATTGTCAATTGCCAATTATTCCGGAAATACCGAAATAGTCCCGATAACTGGTAAACCAAGGTGTTTTTGCACGTCTTCCGGCGTCTTAATCGTATTATCCAGGTATTCTATCAAGAAAATGATTCCCAGTCCTGTCATCAACCCTACGAATGCGGCTATGGCAACATTGAGTTCTTTCTTTGGCTTAACAGGGGTAAGCGGTACTTCTGCCTTGTCTATTATCTGAACGTTCTCTACGTCCATCAGTTCTACAACTTTTTTCTTAAAAACTTCAGCTACTTTGTTGGCAATCTCTTTTGCCATTTCAGGATCTGTATCCTGTGCAGTTATCTCAATCAACCTTGTATCATTTTTTAAACTAACACCTAACTTGGCTGCCATCTGGCTGGTGGTCATGTCTTTGAGCCCTAATTCCTGTATAACTGTACTGGAAACCAGCCTGCTCTTTACCAGTTCACGGTAGTCTTTTACCAGCTGATTTCCTACCAGCAAATCGTTGTAGGCAATTCCCCCCTGGGTATCTATCTTTTTAAATACATATAACGTAGTATTAGACTGATAGATAGGTTTTAGTACAAAAAAGCTAATCACTGCCGATGTGGTAGTAGAAAGTAATGTGATAAGAATGACAACCCATAATCTTTTTCTAATAATTTGCAAATACTCTCTTAACTCCATAATTAACCCCACTTCAATAAATTTTATAATATGTCGCTTTTTATGTATGATATAAACAAAATTATTATACCATTATAGCCTTTTCCCTTCAAATAAAAATTTATTTCCTCTGCTGCGTTAACAATCTCTGAGCCTTTCCACAATATTCATAAACCAGATTAAATGCACCCTTTAATACCGGTTCTTAGATTATCAATTAAAATGGCCCAATACTCCCGTAATTACCATATTGAGCCTTAAAAACACTCTTTTCGGCAACCTGGCAATCATAGTCAAAAACAACTTTAGACCCATAGCTTTGCGTCCTTACCTTTCGATAAGTTTGCCTTTTTGCGAATTATTTTTAAATTTACCATCATTAATACATTTTACATTTCTTGTTAAATTATAAACTATTTTGGCGAATTGTGTCAAGACATATATTGTAAAAAAACAAATGTGACATGGGGACGGTTCTCTGTCACATGCTCTTTTTATGTGTCAGAAGAACCGTCCCCATGGTTTAAGAACCGTCCCCATGGTTTAGTCCCCATGGTTTATGTTTGATTATTTCAAAACTTTAAAATATAATGGGTGGCCTTTGCCACCCTAAGAAATATAATGTGCTCAACCTTAATGCTGAGCTAAATACTTTCTTATTATATAATATTCCCCAGAATTATAAAAATAACCAAAAAAGATGAAAAGGACAATACAAATTGTCCTTTTCTAAAAAACGCTATTTTATAGCCACGTGCTTGACCATATATCAAGCTAAATAATTATCTTAATTTAATTATATGGGACTAGTTATGCCATGTCAAGGTTTTTCTTTAATCTATCGCAAATTCGTTTTACTGCTTCAGGTTCTA contains:
- a CDS encoding CpsD/CapB family tyrosine-protein kinase produces the protein MSGERSLIAHTNPKSPISEAYRVLRTNIQFSSVDKPLKVIVVTSAGPGEGKTTTMANLAITFAQSGSRTLLIDADLRKPKVHRTFYLSNQKGMTNVLAQHDDYKQHIQKSAAENLDVLTSGPIPPNPSELLSSNSMKQFIEKVRQDYDIVLIDAPPVGTVTDAAILSTIVDGTMLVTASGQVEIEAAQRAKELLEKVKANIIGVVLNKLSKNAQGNYYYYYYYYYGEDEDKAKKKRKKPRKENRDGR
- a CDS encoding YveK family protein; translated protein: MELREYLQIIRKRLWVVILITLLSTTTSAVISFFVLKPIYQSNTTLYVFKKIDTQGGIAYNDLLVGNQLVKDYRELVKSRLVSSTVIQELGLKDMTTSQMAAKLGVSLKNDTRLIEITAQDTDPEMAKEIANKVAEVFKKKVVELMDVENVQIIDKAEVPLTPVKPKKELNVAIAAFVGLMTGLGIIFLIEYLDNTIKTPEDVQKHLGLPVIGTISVFPE